The Hahella sp. HNIBRBA332 genome window below encodes:
- a CDS encoding DUF4112 domain-containing protein: protein MSESTPHTPISVEQRATLTRLRKLAYRLDSQFRIPVLGVRVGWDSLIGLVPLVGDIVGGCLSLYLLWQAWRIKAPKRLLLRMLANIGVEVLGGAAPLIGDAFDIYWKANQRNMDMLAVYLEKQIMPAPPKRRTPWLWISLSVALLVAFIIYLLSTPEPFSFS, encoded by the coding sequence ATGTCTGAATCAACGCCCCATACGCCTATTTCCGTCGAGCAGCGCGCGACGCTGACCCGCTTACGGAAGCTTGCGTATCGCCTGGATTCCCAGTTCCGCATCCCGGTTCTGGGCGTGCGCGTCGGCTGGGACTCCCTGATCGGTCTTGTGCCGTTAGTGGGAGATATTGTCGGCGGTTGCCTGTCCCTGTACCTGTTGTGGCAAGCCTGGCGCATCAAAGCGCCGAAGAGACTGCTGCTGCGCATGCTCGCCAATATCGGCGTCGAAGTGCTCGGCGGCGCAGCGCCGCTTATCGGCGACGCCTTTGATATTTACTGGAAAGCCAACCAGCGCAACATGGATATGCTCGCCGTCTATCTGGAAAAGCAGATCATGCCCGCGCCGCCCAAGCGTCGAACGCCCTGGCTCTGGATCAGTCTTAGCGTCGCATTGCTGGTTGCATTCATTATCTACCTGCTCAGCACTCCTGAGCCGTTTAGTTTCAGTTAA
- a CDS encoding DNA-3-methyladenine glycosylase I: MASEQRCSWCGNDPQYVSYHDHVWGRPVTDSQELFAKLCLDGQQAGLSWITILRKQKNYEEAFADFDPEAIVRFNEEDVERLLQNPGIVRNRLKVQSIIKNARGYLALRDQGIEFSHFLWDFVGGKPIVNQLQSMQQAPTSTEVSDAMSKALKKAGFTFVGTTIVYAFMQAVGMVNDHMTFCPQHRECAELAEKFSL, encoded by the coding sequence ATGGCGTCCGAGCAGCGCTGCAGTTGGTGTGGGAACGATCCTCAATATGTCAGCTACCACGATCATGTCTGGGGGCGACCGGTGACGGACTCTCAGGAGCTGTTCGCCAAGTTGTGCCTGGATGGTCAGCAGGCGGGGTTGTCCTGGATTACGATTCTGCGCAAACAGAAAAATTACGAGGAAGCCTTTGCGGATTTCGACCCGGAAGCCATCGTACGTTTCAACGAGGAGGACGTTGAGCGCTTATTGCAGAATCCCGGTATCGTACGCAACCGCCTGAAAGTGCAGTCTATTATCAAGAATGCCCGCGGCTATCTGGCGCTCAGGGATCAAGGCATTGAGTTTTCTCACTTTCTTTGGGACTTTGTGGGCGGCAAGCCCATCGTCAATCAACTGCAGTCCATGCAGCAGGCGCCCACCAGCACTGAAGTCTCCGACGCCATGTCCAAGGCGCTGAAAAAGGCCGGCTTCACCTTTGTGGGGACTACCATTGTTTACGCCTTTATGCAGGCGGTGGGGATGGTGAATGACCATATGACGTTTTGTCCTCAGCATCGCGAGTGCGCGGAGCTGGCGGAGAAATTCAGTCTTTAA
- a CDS encoding ABC transporter transmembrane domain-containing protein — protein MKIFWELRGFFLRNWPPYLAAVIMLTLVALLLMLPPHLIGTLVDRIAQQTLDADYLMLTVGELLGLAVLIYIFRVLWRIFLFGASHKLAAETRQDLYRHWTTMSPQYFRKHTTGDLMAHATNDVEALQMTAGEGILATFDGLLTGVIVLAVMMITLSWDLTLVALLPWPIMAIFMYQFGRSLHTGFSDAQASFGALTELSQEAISGIRTIKAYGQEDAMARQFANTAETATQAYMKVAATDAKYEPTIVLTIGASFLSAVTYGGWLIHQQTLTLGELTSFTMYLGYLIWPMFAFGWMLNIAERGSAAYDRIKRLLAEAPQIPDTGELTSLPDTSLQVAINEFHYPDQEPVAGDAEQNAVSIQAALRNIHFHLAAGKTLGITGPTGSGKTTLIKLLLRQYALPPGSVAWGGESVERYQQAAFRAHIAYVPQEPFLFSTTVQENLSLGRPEASREEIEHAAGLAALHEDIELFQQGYDTVVGERGVTLSGGQKQRLALARALLIEAPVLILDDALSAVDTGTENRILQHLKEGRRDTTTIIVSHRLSALRHADKILVLDQGEIREQGDHSELVAQAGWYSQIYELQQIEQDLDRVQPQDTVVKPVQP, from the coding sequence ATGAAAATATTCTGGGAATTGCGGGGATTTTTCCTGCGCAACTGGCCGCCCTATCTCGCGGCGGTGATCATGCTAACGCTGGTGGCGCTGTTGTTAATGCTGCCGCCTCACCTGATCGGGACGCTGGTGGACCGCATCGCGCAGCAGACGCTGGATGCAGATTATCTGATGCTCACGGTGGGCGAACTGCTGGGTCTGGCGGTGCTGATTTATATCTTCCGCGTGTTGTGGCGGATTTTCCTGTTCGGCGCCTCCCATAAACTGGCGGCGGAGACCAGGCAGGACCTGTACCGGCACTGGACCACCATGTCGCCGCAGTACTTCCGCAAACACACCACCGGCGATCTCATGGCCCACGCCACCAACGACGTCGAAGCCCTGCAGATGACCGCAGGCGAAGGCATTCTGGCTACTTTCGATGGCCTGCTGACCGGTGTCATCGTGCTGGCGGTGATGATGATCACCCTTAGCTGGGATCTTACCCTGGTTGCGCTGCTGCCCTGGCCGATCATGGCGATATTCATGTATCAGTTCGGCCGCAGCCTGCATACCGGATTTTCGGACGCGCAAGCCTCCTTTGGCGCGTTGACGGAGCTGAGTCAGGAGGCCATCTCCGGCATTCGCACCATTAAAGCCTACGGTCAGGAAGACGCCATGGCGCGACAGTTCGCAAACACGGCGGAAACCGCCACCCAGGCTTACATGAAAGTGGCCGCCACCGACGCCAAGTACGAGCCCACCATCGTACTGACCATCGGCGCGTCGTTCCTGTCCGCCGTCACCTACGGCGGCTGGCTGATTCACCAGCAGACGCTGACGTTGGGAGAACTCACCAGCTTCACCATGTACCTGGGCTACCTGATATGGCCCATGTTCGCGTTCGGCTGGATGCTGAACATCGCCGAGCGCGGTTCCGCCGCTTACGATCGCATCAAGCGTTTGCTGGCGGAAGCGCCGCAGATTCCTGATACCGGCGAGCTGACGTCCCTGCCGGATACGTCTCTGCAAGTGGCCATCAATGAATTTCATTACCCGGACCAGGAACCTGTTGCAGGGGACGCGGAACAAAACGCGGTTTCCATACAGGCGGCGCTGCGGAACATCCACTTTCATCTGGCGGCGGGAAAAACACTGGGAATAACCGGGCCGACCGGTTCCGGCAAAACCACCCTGATCAAACTTCTCCTGCGTCAGTACGCCTTGCCGCCGGGATCAGTGGCGTGGGGCGGCGAATCGGTGGAGCGCTATCAGCAGGCGGCGTTTCGCGCGCATATCGCCTATGTGCCTCAGGAGCCTTTCCTGTTCTCCACCACAGTGCAGGAGAACCTGTCCCTGGGACGGCCGGAAGCGAGCCGCGAGGAAATAGAACACGCCGCCGGACTGGCGGCCCTGCATGAAGACATAGAGCTGTTCCAACAAGGCTACGATACTGTCGTGGGCGAACGCGGCGTCACGCTGTCCGGCGGACAGAAGCAACGTCTGGCGCTGGCGCGGGCGCTGCTTATCGAGGCGCCAGTGTTGATCCTCGATGACGCGCTGTCCGCCGTGGATACCGGTACGGAAAATCGCATCCTGCAGCACCTGAAGGAAGGACGCCGCGACACCACGACCATCATTGTCTCGCATCGCCTGTCCGCCCTGCGCCACGCCGACAAAATACTGGTGCTGGATCAGGGCGAGATTCGGGAACAAGGCGATCACAGTGAACTGGTGGCGCAGGCCGGCTGGTACAGCCAGATTTATGAACTGCAGCAAATCGAGCAGGATCTGGACAGAGTTCAGCCGCAAGATACGGTCGTGAAACCAGTACAACCGTAA